One window of the Entelurus aequoreus isolate RoL-2023_Sb linkage group LG18, RoL_Eaeq_v1.1, whole genome shotgun sequence genome contains the following:
- the LOC133634262 gene encoding uncharacterized protein LOC133634262, protein MADVRWRLLALIVVVMATKTQAIDQNVLGTIVKQVLQRLHLNGGLPMFSVAVRVPLGSNSQYDVAAIPDPGDNIKNAILKCRVYEGEHVVAATLLRWPDVLKQCPEEKVPWEDVLKVCKQSSMTWQQVKDKCPNYIYDNRADHAEYRVLNTFKKWVDDKEKTGLMLFYVFASPCTNRCTHENNELNILKLVENINQWPQHVLVFSKVFQPKGKDPIEVEKLKAALSNLGDHLGKGGLGNIFRCDREGWHMKCVSCSGGGGEVTPHCYQNEQDQYIQEGGSRGGNVRWDEGGQVTPNCYQSGQDQYIQEGWSRGGNVRWDVGGQVIPNCYQSEQDKKTDKGGGAKRGRG, encoded by the exons atggctGATGTGCGCTGGCGGTTGTTGGCACTTATTGTGGTTGTCATGGCAACAAAGACCCAGGCCATCGACCAGAACGTGCTTGGCACAATTGTTAAACAAGTCCTCCAAAG GCTTCACTTGAATGG GGGACTGCCCATGTTCAGTGTGGCCGTGCGTGTCCCCCTGGGTTCTAACAGTCAATATGACGTCGCCGCCATACCTGACCCGGGTGACAACATCAAGAACGCCATCCTGAAATGCCGCGTCTACGAGGGCGAGCACGTGGTGGCCGCCACCCTCCTGCGGTGGCCCGACGTGCTCAAACAGTGTCCCGAAGAGAAGGTGCCGTGGGAAGATGTTCTGAAGGTGTGCAAGCAGTCCTCCATGACCTGGCAGCAAGTAAAGGATAAGTGCCCCAACTACATATATGACAACCGAGCGGACCACGCCGAGTACCGCGTTCTGAACACCTTCAAGAAGTGGGTGGATGACAAGGAGAAGACGGGTCTGATGCTCTTCTACGTCTTCGCCTCGCCGTGCACAAACAGATGCACGCATGAGAACAACGAGCTGAACATCCTAAAGCTGGTGGAGAACATCAATCAGTGGCCCCAGCACGTCTTGGTCTTCTCCAAGGTCTTCCAGCCTAAAGGCAAAGACCCCATCGAGGTCGAAAAACTCAAGGCCGCGCTCAGCAACCTGGGAGACCATCTCGGCAAAGGCGGCCTCGGGAACATCTTCCGCTGCGACAGGGAGGGGTGGCACATGAAGTGTGTCAGCTGTTCCGGCGGGGGGGGGGAGGTCACACCTCACTGCTACCAAAATGAGCAGGACCAGTACATCCAGGAAGGAGGGAGCAGGGGGGGTAACGTAAGGTGGGACGAGGGGGGGCAGGTCACACCTAACTGCTACCAAAGTGGGCAGGACCAGTACATCCAGGAAGGATGGAGCAGGGGGGGCAACGTAAGGTGGGACGTGGGGGGGCAGGTCATACCTAACTGCTACCAAAGTGAGCAGGACAAGAAGACAGACAAAGGAGGCGGGGCCAAGCGTGGGCGCGGCTGA
- the LOC133633470 gene encoding COMM domain-containing protein 1-like produces the protein MDHAQLEAFLTAQTRKQGAGGVDPEQAAALARFWKSHRVRVRESLLSHSRWEPGLRGLSWRVDLQTAAGRGPLALMEMELGGSGGQDSQFVCVEMDEDKVHEVLKKMAEVQASIDAILQRT, from the exons ATGGACCATGCCCAGCTGGAGGCCTTTCTCACCGCCCAGACTAGGAAGCAGGGGGCGGGCGGCGTCGACCCCGAGCAGGCCGCCGCCCTCGCTCGCTTCTGGAAGAGCCACCGTGTCCGCGTGAGGGAGAGCCTGCTGTCCCACAGCCGCTGGGAGCCTGGACTCAGGGGTCTGTCCTGGAGGGTGGACCTCCAGACGGCGGCCGGCAGAGGCCCCCTGGCTCTGATGGAGATGGAGCTGGGCGGTAGCGGCGGCCAG GACTCTCAGTTTGTGTGTGTGGAGATGGACGAGGACAAGGTCCACGAGGTGCTCAAGAAGATGGCCGAGGTCCAGGCCAGCATTGACGCCATCCTTCAGCGCACCTGA